One part of the Hyphomicrobiales bacterium genome encodes these proteins:
- a CDS encoding UTP--glucose-1-phosphate uridylyltransferase, protein MHPPVRTAIFPVAGLGTRFMPATKGTPKELLPVIDTPLIQYAIDEAREVGVERMIFVSHPSKAAIKHYVMDDADLRSILVEHGKPALAHELEEAALDTRDCEVVFVMQPDPLGLGDAVLRAGPQTLDGPVAVVLPDDLILGKPGCLREMIDAYADCEAGHLIAVMEVPRASTAQYGILDVTAQKDRFVYASGVIEKPKPEVAPSQMAVVGRYILDPAVFDALERTQPGAGGEIQLTDAITQSAGKVGVAGYRFSGRRFDCGSKPGMLAATLYLAKDDPAYAEVFDEYLKPKP, encoded by the coding sequence ATGCATCCTCCCGTCCGCACAGCGATTTTTCCAGTGGCCGGCCTTGGCACGCGGTTCATGCCAGCAACCAAGGGTACGCCGAAAGAACTGCTGCCGGTGATCGATACACCTCTGATCCAGTACGCCATCGACGAAGCACGCGAGGTCGGTGTGGAACGCATGATCTTTGTCAGCCATCCCTCCAAGGCTGCGATCAAGCACTATGTGATGGATGATGCGGATTTACGTTCCATCCTTGTTGAACATGGAAAGCCGGCCCTGGCCCATGAACTAGAAGAGGCTGCGCTTGATACACGCGATTGCGAGGTGGTGTTTGTCATGCAGCCCGACCCGCTGGGGCTGGGCGATGCTGTCTTGCGCGCAGGCCCGCAGACTTTGGATGGTCCGGTTGCCGTTGTTCTGCCAGATGACTTGATCCTGGGAAAACCAGGCTGTCTGCGCGAAATGATTGATGCCTATGCCGATTGCGAAGCCGGGCATTTGATCGCGGTAATGGAGGTGCCCAGAGCATCAACTGCCCAGTACGGCATCCTGGATGTGACTGCGCAAAAGGATCGTTTTGTTTACGCAAGCGGCGTCATCGAGAAGCCGAAACCGGAGGTTGCACCCTCACAAATGGCGGTTGTCGGCCGCTACATCCTTGATCCGGCGGTATTCGACGCGTTGGAACGGACGCAGCCCGGCGCGGGAGGGGAGATTCAACTCACTGACGCCATCACCCAAAGTGCTGGCAAGGTCGGTGTTGCGGGCTATCGGTTTTCCGGACGGCGGTTCGATTGCGGGTCCAAGCCCGGCATGCTGGCCGCAACGCTCTATCTCGCCAAGGACGATCCAGCCTATGCCGAGGTTTTCGATGAGTATTTGAAGCCGAAGCCCTAA
- a CDS encoding ribose-phosphate pyrophosphokinase, with amino-acid sequence MPNPDDLVFFALNGSDHLGDAICARLGQLRAPHEERDFGDGEHKARPLQQIGGCDVYVLHSLHGQPGTSTNDKLVRLLFFIATLKDAGAKNVTAICPYLAYSRKDRRTKPHDPVSSRYVAQLFESVGLDRIVTVDVHNVSAFENAFRGCRTIHAVTAPLLADHIEKRSDQTSFTVMAPDAGGAKRAEVVRQALQQRFQHPVTKAIIDKHRSEGAISGSLFAGDVAGRTVVIVDDIVSSGGTMLRAIKACREAGAARILASATHGLFTAQSSLIGSEGPDELIVSDTVPLPAKLQDNPNLTVLSVAGLLADIVARLHEGGDVGALLAYS; translated from the coding sequence ATGCCCAATCCCGATGATCTTGTGTTTTTTGCTCTCAATGGCAGCGACCATTTGGGCGATGCGATTTGTGCCCGGCTTGGCCAGTTGCGAGCGCCGCATGAAGAGCGCGACTTCGGCGATGGCGAACATAAGGCCCGACCTTTGCAGCAGATTGGAGGCTGCGATGTATATGTGCTGCATTCGCTACACGGGCAGCCGGGCACCTCAACCAATGACAAACTCGTCCGACTGCTCTTCTTCATTGCGACCTTGAAGGATGCGGGCGCTAAAAACGTAACAGCTATTTGCCCCTATCTGGCCTACAGCCGGAAAGACCGCAGGACAAAGCCGCATGATCCCGTTTCCTCTCGCTATGTTGCGCAGCTTTTTGAAAGCGTTGGACTGGACCGGATCGTCACTGTCGATGTCCACAACGTCAGCGCGTTCGAAAACGCCTTCCGAGGCTGTCGAACCATTCATGCGGTGACGGCACCTTTGCTGGCTGATCACATTGAGAAGCGTTCAGATCAGACATCGTTTACGGTGATGGCGCCTGACGCTGGTGGAGCCAAGCGTGCGGAGGTGGTGCGTCAGGCCTTGCAGCAGCGCTTCCAGCATCCGGTCACCAAGGCCATCATCGACAAGCATCGCAGCGAAGGCGCGATTTCTGGATCGCTTTTTGCTGGCGATGTCGCAGGACGCACAGTGGTCATCGTCGATGACATCGTTAGCAGCGGTGGAACGATGCTGCGCGCCATCAAAGCCTGTCGAGAGGCTGGAGCAGCACGCATTCTGGCCTCGGCAACCCATGGGCTTTTTACCGCCCAAAGCTCGCTGATTGGTTCTGAAGGACCAGATGAACTGATCGTCAGTGACACGGTGCCGTTGCCAGCGAAGTTGCAAGATAATCCCAACCTAACCGTGCTGTCCGTTGCCGGTTTGTTGGCAGACATCGTTGCCCGGCTGCATGAGGGTGGCGACGTCGGCGCCTTGTTGGCTTACAGCTAA